In Sebaldella termitidis ATCC 33386, one DNA window encodes the following:
- a CDS encoding adhesion protein FadA — protein sequence MRKLLICFMICLSAGSYAYTRTSTITKEAEKIEKAEEQRKDRLSRRKDKLESELAELLKNYNSRVEITEKLKMDSEVRWYRDEYKEILKKYESVQDNLEKEIEKKERELAIVNRGLGISAEEITEE from the coding sequence ATGAGAAAATTACTAATATGTTTTATGATATGTTTAAGTGCAGGGAGTTATGCCTATACAAGAACATCAACAATAACAAAGGAAGCAGAAAAAATAGAAAAAGCGGAAGAACAGAGAAAAGACAGGCTCAGCAGGAGAAAAGACAAGCTTGAGTCAGAGCTTGCTGAATTGCTGAAAAATTATAACAGCAGAGTAGAGATTACTGAAAAGCTTAAAATGGACTCAGAAGTAAGATGGTACAGAGATGAGTACAAAGAAATACTGAAAAAATATGAATCGGTTCAGGATAATCTGGAAAAAGAAATAGAAAAAAAAGAAAGAGAACTGGCGATAGTCAACAGAGGTCTCGGAATATCAGCAGAAGAAATTACAGAAGAATAA
- a CDS encoding OmpA family protein yields MKKLALVLLLAVLTVQGMARPFTTKQMRNDTIRINAMEVELINEKTEPAEKKEVKEEKKVIRLGEDKLYFDFDDSRVKPEYYGELRAAAEVIKNSSMRVNITGYTDSKGSAEYNEKLSLRRAEAVKAKLMEFGLNENYIAGVRGLGESNPIAPNTKSDGKDNPEGRAKNRRIELELIK; encoded by the coding sequence ATGAAAAAATTAGCATTGGTATTGCTGCTGGCAGTTCTTACTGTTCAGGGTATGGCCAGACCTTTTACCACAAAGCAGATGAGAAATGATACGATAAGAATAAATGCAATGGAAGTAGAGCTGATAAATGAGAAAACAGAGCCTGCTGAAAAGAAAGAGGTAAAGGAAGAAAAGAAGGTAATACGACTGGGTGAGGATAAGTTATATTTTGATTTTGACGACAGCAGGGTAAAGCCGGAGTATTACGGAGAATTACGAGCAGCAGCTGAAGTGATAAAAAACAGCAGCATGAGAGTAAATATAACCGGATATACTGATTCCAAAGGAAGTGCCGAGTATAACGAGAAACTTTCACTGAGAAGAGCAGAAGCAGTAAAAGCAAAGCTTATGGAATTTGGACTGAATGAGAATTATATAGCCGGTGTGAGAGGCTTAGGAGAAAGCAATCCTATAGCTCCGAATACAAAATCTGACGGAAAGGATAATCCTGAAGGAAGGGCAAAGAACAGAAGAATAGAATTGGAACTCATAAAATAA
- a CDS encoding autotransporter domain-containing protein — protein MKKSFLKAGAFILALAPAISMGTQNSFGNPDEFLLWGSYYKFKNNKKSTYTSNFKETEGSEEEGEKPVPPVPVPDPIAVVKENGIIKAWKNNTGDSLYYTVSDNIFSADKAALWLTDLNTKVVNNKILDSVFTGAGSERFSVEAEGNAVFVNNGTVTGTHGGIRGKNGTVIYNNNIIANTGDYGMYQEDGDAYNNSAGVISNTGDYGIFAATENSNAVNEGIIDNSGNYGIAVNGGKAVNAASGVVKNGQDYGIWGYGVNSEVINNGTVENGGTHGIFLSDRSEGVNNGTVKNAGDYGVALSDSYFENTGIIENTGMHGVYADIGSQVLNNTTGVIQNNGDYGVTVSNTGAVASKALNKGTVKNNGNYGMFAEWNGAVIENEGMIENTGTHGMYAENGAEALNTVGGIVKNLGNTGMAASGSGAMVINNGTIENIGENGFHISASGEGINNGIIKNAGNYGMRVMNNSYVRNTGTIANNGTNGILVTVNSEALNDTTGIIENQGNYGIAVGSASKAENKGIIKNNGANGLYVINGGLGINSGTIENTGTHGIFITEAGSKGVNDGTIKNTGTHGMYATNDSEAVNGSGGIIENTGNYGIVAGKDSLGINNGIIRNQGTNGMYTTNAGTIINNGRIENVGTYGMQATAAGSQAVNGVSGVIANKGTSGLYAINGAHAVNKGRIENTGDYGMHLNNATGINEGTIHLTGDNKVGVHINNNAVFTNNGTIIVDGNNVTGIKAMGNSVVQIAQNSQIILNGNAAVTQSSTDYSDKQSTGAANSNSAGKAYNIDSTSTLINAGTISAYGTFTVEETGKFVLDTKTGVINAESINLEGDLHINAAGTADSFSNKFILENLNTGKLTGDGTLISDSFLFTGKLEKNSGGKYDIVMERKNFSEVFNSEFGKILESNYNESGNTEEKSKIYNSLKMSITSEAKALTAENELTGRSIVSNLMYQEFRRNRVLEAGVNDLLENRDRSADKGVYVNILGGKEDADNDGEFLGYKNREAGVIFGMMKKINGRISAGGFAGYLNSDIDYKDDGNSNQKTDTFSLKGALEAEITDSLKWRNVLGYNYGNTDTKRKLTYDRSYTELNGNFDSWSAEIDTNLEYTYNLNKSISVIPSAGLNVSYLHQNSYTESGADGYNLKVDSASGTSVRPKAGVRAELGLYENKNTKLKLVPSALYSYETANPYKIRNIGIGAFDDTLSLDSRDSERGNLDLGIGLEYNYNRELVFYGQYKKEVLNDSGDDKMSLGFKVYF, from the coding sequence ATGAAAAAGAGTTTTTTGAAAGCAGGTGCTTTTATTCTTGCTTTAGCTCCTGCTATAAGCATGGGAACACAAAATAGTTTTGGAAATCCGGACGAGTTTTTATTATGGGGATCTTACTATAAATTTAAAAATAACAAAAAATCAACATATACTTCTAATTTCAAAGAAACTGAGGGTTCTGAGGAAGAAGGAGAAAAACCGGTGCCTCCTGTACCGGTTCCTGATCCGATAGCTGTGGTCAAAGAAAACGGAATAATAAAAGCCTGGAAGAACAATACAGGTGACAGTCTTTATTACACTGTTTCGGATAATATATTTTCCGCTGATAAGGCAGCCCTATGGCTGACTGATCTAAATACGAAAGTAGTGAATAATAAAATACTAGACTCTGTTTTTACAGGAGCAGGAAGTGAGCGTTTTTCAGTGGAGGCTGAGGGAAATGCAGTATTTGTTAATAATGGAACTGTGACTGGGACTCACGGAGGAATCAGGGGAAAAAACGGAACTGTGATTTATAATAATAACATAATAGCTAATACTGGGGATTACGGTATGTATCAGGAAGACGGAGATGCATATAATAACAGTGCAGGAGTAATTTCTAATACAGGAGATTATGGTATTTTTGCAGCAACAGAAAATAGTAATGCTGTTAATGAGGGAATCATAGATAACAGCGGTAATTACGGAATAGCTGTGAATGGCGGAAAAGCAGTGAATGCAGCCAGCGGAGTAGTGAAAAATGGTCAGGATTATGGTATATGGGGATATGGTGTAAATAGTGAGGTCATAAATAACGGAACTGTAGAGAATGGCGGAACTCACGGAATTTTTCTTTCTGACCGATCAGAGGGAGTGAATAACGGGACAGTAAAAAATGCCGGAGATTATGGTGTAGCTTTATCTGATTCGTATTTTGAGAATACCGGAATCATAGAAAATACAGGCATGCATGGTGTATATGCCGATATAGGTTCACAGGTTCTGAATAATACAACAGGTGTGATACAAAATAACGGCGACTATGGAGTTACAGTTTCAAATACAGGAGCCGTTGCTTCAAAGGCACTGAATAAAGGAACAGTAAAAAATAACGGTAATTACGGAATGTTTGCAGAATGGAACGGTGCTGTTATAGAAAATGAGGGTATGATAGAAAATACCGGAACTCACGGCATGTATGCAGAAAATGGTGCAGAAGCCCTGAATACTGTGGGCGGGATAGTGAAAAATTTGGGAAATACCGGAATGGCGGCTTCCGGCTCAGGAGCTATGGTCATAAATAATGGTACAATAGAAAATATAGGAGAAAACGGCTTTCATATTTCTGCTTCAGGAGAAGGGATAAATAATGGAATAATCAAGAATGCCGGTAATTACGGAATGCGTGTAATGAATAATTCCTATGTGCGAAATACAGGTACAATAGCGAACAACGGTACAAACGGGATACTTGTAACGGTAAATTCAGAAGCCTTGAATGATACCACAGGAATTATAGAGAACCAGGGAAATTACGGAATAGCAGTAGGTTCCGCTTCGAAAGCAGAAAATAAAGGGATTATAAAAAATAATGGTGCAAACGGTCTCTATGTAATTAACGGCGGACTGGGTATTAACAGCGGAACAATAGAAAATACGGGGACTCATGGTATCTTTATAACAGAAGCCGGTTCCAAAGGAGTAAATGACGGGACAATAAAAAATACCGGAACTCATGGAATGTATGCTACTAATGATTCCGAGGCAGTAAACGGCAGCGGAGGAATAATAGAAAATACCGGGAACTATGGAATTGTTGCCGGAAAGGACTCATTGGGGATAAATAACGGGATCATAAGAAATCAGGGAACAAACGGTATGTATACTACAAATGCAGGAACGATAATCAATAACGGAAGAATAGAAAATGTCGGAACTTATGGTATGCAGGCAACAGCAGCCGGTTCACAGGCTGTTAACGGGGTATCCGGAGTAATAGCAAATAAAGGGACATCAGGACTTTATGCCATTAACGGTGCTCATGCGGTAAATAAAGGGAGAATAGAAAATACCGGGGACTATGGTATGCATCTGAATAATGCCACCGGTATAAACGAAGGAACTATTCATCTGACAGGCGATAATAAGGTCGGAGTGCATATAAATAATAATGCTGTCTTCACGAATAACGGTACTATAATAGTGGACGGAAATAATGTTACCGGAATAAAGGCCATGGGAAATAGCGTGGTACAAATAGCACAAAATTCTCAGATAATCTTAAACGGCAATGCAGCAGTAACACAGAGCAGTACCGATTACAGTGATAAACAGAGTACAGGTGCAGCAAACAGCAATTCAGCGGGGAAAGCATATAATATAGATTCGACATCGACACTTATAAATGCCGGAACTATATCTGCCTATGGCACATTTACAGTAGAAGAAACGGGAAAATTTGTACTGGATACTAAAACAGGGGTTATAAATGCAGAAAGCATAAATTTAGAAGGGGATTTACATATAAACGCCGCAGGGACTGCTGATTCATTCAGTAATAAATTTATACTGGAAAATCTGAATACGGGGAAACTGACAGGTGACGGAACATTAATATCAGATTCATTTTTGTTTACAGGGAAGCTGGAAAAAAATTCCGGCGGAAAATATGATATAGTAATGGAAAGAAAGAATTTTTCCGAAGTGTTTAACAGTGAATTCGGGAAAATACTGGAATCAAATTATAATGAATCAGGGAATACAGAAGAAAAAAGTAAAATATATAATTCGCTGAAAATGAGTATAACTTCCGAAGCTAAGGCATTAACAGCGGAAAATGAACTGACAGGAAGAAGTATAGTAAGTAATCTGATGTATCAGGAATTCAGAAGAAACCGGGTATTGGAAGCCGGTGTAAATGATCTTCTTGAAAACAGGGACAGATCAGCAGATAAAGGAGTGTATGTTAATATACTCGGCGGAAAAGAAGATGCTGATAATGACGGTGAATTTCTTGGTTATAAAAACAGAGAAGCCGGTGTGATATTCGGAATGATGAAAAAAATCAACGGCAGAATATCGGCTGGAGGGTTTGCAGGCTATCTAAATTCTGATATTGATTATAAAGATGACGGGAATTCAAATCAGAAAACAGACACATTTTCATTAAAAGGAGCTTTGGAAGCAGAAATTACAGATAGTCTGAAGTGGCGTAATGTCTTGGGATATAATTACGGGAATACCGATACTAAAAGAAAACTAACGTATGACAGAAGCTATACTGAACTCAACGGTAACTTCGATTCATGGTCTGCAGAGATTGATACAAATCTGGAATATACTTATAATCTGAATAAAAGTATAAGTGTAATACCATCAGCCGGTCTGAATGTAAGCTACCTTCATCAGAATTCATACACTGAAAGCGGTGCTGACGGCTATAATCTGAAAGTAGATTCTGCATCGGGAACTTCGGTAAGACCGAAAGCCGGAGTAAGGGCTGAGCTGGGATTATATGAAAATAAAAATACGAAATTGAAATTAGTACCTTCGGCTCTTTATTCATATGAAACGGCAAATCCTTATAAAATAAGAAATATAGGCATAGGAGCATTTGATGATACACTGTCTCTGGATTCGAGAGATTCTGAGAGAGGAAATCTTGATCTGGGAATAGGACTTGAATATAATTATAACAGAGAACTGGTATTTTACGGACAGTATAAAAAAGAAGTACTTAATGACTCAGGTGATGATAAAATGAGTTTAGGTTTTAAGGTATATTTTTAG
- a CDS encoding C40 family peptidase, with protein sequence MKKVCIFLFLAVSIFGFSKKTYDETKFRQELIDWASSKVGAAYSMENRWGENTYDCSSFISRGLRETGMISVSGKKSDYGTTARGLYNNSGQKIEKDDYGLLKPGDIVHFSPVVSTTTGHVGIVIRNLGKGRVEIIDARGTIFGVVRRVTNLSKNKRYLGATSASQILRNNGYTPVNQEGIINIPKKSYHLSPVQSAGIFTGGIIIFFIMVKIFKKRKRRKIKG encoded by the coding sequence TTGAAAAAAGTTTGTATATTTTTATTTTTAGCAGTTAGTATATTCGGCTTCTCTAAAAAGACCTACGATGAAACAAAATTCAGACAGGAGCTTATAGACTGGGCTTCTTCCAAGGTGGGGGCTGCTTACAGTATGGAAAACCGATGGGGTGAAAATACTTATGACTGTTCGAGCTTCATAAGCAGAGGACTGCGTGAGACTGGAATGATATCTGTATCCGGCAAAAAATCTGATTACGGGACAACTGCCAGAGGTTTATACAATAACAGCGGTCAGAAAATAGAAAAAGATGATTACGGATTGCTGAAACCGGGGGATATAGTTCATTTTTCACCTGTTGTTTCCACTACTACTGGTCATGTGGGAATAGTAATAAGGAATCTTGGAAAGGGTAGAGTAGAGATAATAGATGCAAGAGGGACAATTTTCGGAGTAGTAAGAAGAGTAACGAATTTATCAAAAAATAAAAGATATTTAGGAGCAACAAGTGCTTCGCAGATTTTACGGAATAACGGCTATACTCCGGTTAATCAGGAAGGAATAATCAATATTCCTAAAAAATCATATCATCTGAGTCCGGTACAGTCAGCTGGAATTTTTACAGGCGGGATAATTATATTTTTTATAATGGTAAAAATATTTAAAAAACGAAAAAGAAGAAAAATAAAAGGATAA
- a CDS encoding TetR/AcrR family transcriptional regulator: MIETKEKILLGMLDLVAETGLEKASIGRLCKKIKVSPGNVYFYFSSKVELLNTLYYYCINSLIEAVDIKTYTEISKDEECTVYTTLMEDLVKKVIYFYKSNPCMLNFIITSKSSCYLSDEIKRGRFTGANFFNSFWEKCKDKGIIKNVSTEFIIAFILGVIYEFMKEDIIHKNISLDDEKIDILNDLIWSGLYVENRVMS, from the coding sequence ATGATTGAAACGAAAGAAAAAATTTTATTAGGGATGTTAGACTTAGTTGCTGAAACTGGTCTTGAAAAAGCTTCTATCGGAAGACTGTGCAAGAAAATAAAAGTCAGTCCTGGAAATGTATATTTTTACTTTTCCAGCAAAGTAGAATTATTGAATACACTATACTATTACTGCATTAACAGTTTAATAGAAGCAGTCGATATAAAAACTTACACGGAAATTTCCAAAGATGAGGAGTGTACAGTGTACACCACTCTTATGGAGGATCTTGTAAAAAAAGTTATTTATTTTTATAAATCAAATCCTTGTATGCTGAACTTTATCATAACTTCAAAAAGTTCATGCTATCTTTCAGATGAGATAAAAAGAGGGCGGTTCACAGGAGCAAATTTTTTTAACTCATTCTGGGAAAAATGCAAGGATAAAGGGATTATCAAAAATGTAAGTACAGAATTCATAATCGCCTTTATTCTGGGAGTCATTTATGAATTTATGAAGGAAGACATTATCCACAAGAATATTTCGCTGGATGATGAAAAAATTGACATACTGAATGATCTTATCTGGTCAGGATTATACGTAGAAAACAGGGTTATGTCTTAG